In one window of Temnothorax longispinosus isolate EJ_2023e chromosome 9, Tlon_JGU_v1, whole genome shotgun sequence DNA:
- the Clu gene encoding clustered mitochondria protein homolog isoform X2, producing the protein MAVGAQIDTSERETGSAKIPLLNGDQVHDATKVTEVSKEANENGSTSTATENVVEKGEVEATKEGEKEKNEDNKNSDKNEKDGTDKEKDASNEQEVVFIQDMGFTVKIVSPGSEPFDIQVSSMELVQEIHQLLMDREDTCHRTCFSLQLDGNTLDNFAELKNIEGLKDGSIIKVVEEPYTMREARIHVRHVRDLLKSVDPADAYNGVECSSLSFLNVVTNGDILEKKKTRADSVDCTPPDYIIPGCRDRPLLPLQPQAKEQKCPPCLKVLTTSGWNPPPGHRKLHGDLIYLHVVTLEDKQYYLTACARGFFVNQSTKEVFNPKPATPSHLCHSLIELLNQLSPTFKRGFASMQRRRTQRHPFERVATPYQLYAWSAPQIEHTIDAIRAEDTFSSKLGYEEHIPGQTRDWNEELQTTRELPRKNLPERLLRERAIFKVHSDFVAAATRGAVAVIDGNVMAINPGEEAKMQMFIWNNIFFSLGFDVRDHYKELGGDAAAFVAPRNDLQGVRVYAAVDLPGLYTLGTVVIDYRGYRVTAQSIIPGILEREQEQSVVYGSIDFGKTVLTHPKYLELLNKAGQQLKILPHKVINDAGEEIELCSSVECKGIIGNDSRHYVLDLLRTFPPDVNFLKLEGVELSKEARALGFPVEHKHRLACLRQELIDSFVEARYVQFIKHAAVHLQQLTSVRRSQKEKETTVKEDKKEDKKEDSTAIVTVDSNKEDCAQSLIEADEAKKIVESITDSITGVEESTREIVRRAATAVGSLREAEFDVRFNPDVFSPGVKHPDPNGPDLKKQKQLVKDAADFLLTVQLPTFIRECLDHTAAAMDGSTLVEALHGRGINIRYLGKLAAMLAAVPQLQYLNRIAVSELILRSAKHIFTSYMQGTELMSLSAAVSHFLNCLLSSAQIIHPQQNLEELQSKTAKRRNKRKGRNNGPLQSEVEWASLTPKSLWQQIKGDLKAYYDWETPSPESVEATIEHFHLQKISLLRGFCVKTGIQILLREYNFENKNRATFFEEDILNIFPVVKHINPRASDAYNFYTTGQSKIQQGYLKDGYELISEALNLLNNVYGAMHPEIAQCLRMLARLNYIMGDHAEALATQQKAVLMSERVNGIDHPYTITEYIHLALYSFANGQVSVSLRLLYRARYLALLVCGEDHPEVALLDSNISLILHAVGEYELSLRFLEHALALNLRYHGPHSLKVAVSYHLVARTQSCMGDFRAALNNEKETYAIYKQQLGEEHEKTKESSDCLRHLTQQAVVLQKKMNEIYTGKSGVSLPPIQVQPPSMGSVLDMLNVINGILFVQISQQDIDNFKAEIEKRQKEQSPDDGEAVLAITEKDSKKNDKEIKKATEKVEKVEQKTTKDLEASKIGALESGVATKS; encoded by the exons ATGGCAGTCGGCGCACAGATCGACACGTCCGAGCGGGAGACTGGCAGCGCGAAGATACCCCTGCTGAACGGCGATCAGGTGCACGATGCCACGAAGGTGACCG AAGTGAGCAAGGAGGCAAATGAAAATGGAAGCACAAGCACGGCCACGGAGAACGTTGTGGAAAAGGGGGAAGTTGAAGCGACGAAGGAAGGTGAAAAGGAGAAGAATGAAGACAATAAAAACAGTGATAAGAACGAGAAGGACGGCACTGACAAGGAGAAGGATGCCTCGAATGAGCAAGAAGTTGTTTTCATTCAGGACATGGGCTTCACTGTCAAGATTGTCAGTCCCGGTTCTGAACCCTTTGACATTCAGGTGTCCAGTATGGAGCTCGTACAG GAAATTCATCAGTTACTTATGGACCGCGAAGACACGTGTCACCGCACGTGCTTTTCACTGCAGCTGGATGGCAACACGTTGGACAATTTCGCCGAACTGAAGAATATCGAGGGTCTGAAGGATGGCTCGATCATCAAAGTGGTGGAGGAGCCGTACACGATGCGGGAGGCGCGCATACATGTGCGACACGTACGCGATCTGCTGAAGTCTGTGGATCCCGCGGACGCTTACAACGGCGTCGAGTGCAGCAGCCTGTCGTTTCTCAATGTTGTCACGAACGGTGATATCctagagaagaagaagacccGGGCGGATTCGGTCGATTGCACGCCACCCGATTACATTATACCCGGTTGTAGGGATAGGCCCCTGTTGCCTCTCCAACCACAAGCGAAGGAGCAAAAGTGCCCGCCGTGTCTCaag GTCCTAACAACGTCAGGATGGAATCCACCACCTGGCCACAGAAAACTTCACGGCGATCTGATATACTTACACGTGGTCACATTGGAGGACAAGCAATATTATTTGACCGCGTGCGCCAGAGGTTTCTTTGTCAACCAGTCAACCAAAGAAGTGTTTAATCCTAAACCAGCTACACCTAGCCATTTATGTCACAGTTTGATCGAGCTGTTGAATCAGCTCAGTCCAACCTTTAAACGAGGATTTGCTTCTATGCAACGGCGCAGGACGCAGAGGCATCCCTTCGAACGAGTGGCCACACCTTATCAGCTGTATGCCTGGAGCGCACCGCAAATCGAACACACCATTGATGCAATTCGCGCGGAAGACA CCTTTTCCTCTAAGTTGGGATACGAGGAACACATCCCGGGACAAACACGCGATTGGAACGAGGAACTGCAAACTACGAGGGAATTACCGCGTAAAAATCTTCCCGAAAGATTGCTACGAGAGCGTGCCATTTTTAAG GTCCACAGTGACTTCGTGGCGGCCGCGACTCGCGGAGCGGTGGCGGTTATCGATGGCAACGTGATGGCGATCAATCCTGGCGAGGAAGCTAAAATGCAGATGTTCATCTGGAACAACATCTTCTTCTCGCTCGGCTTCGACGTGCGCGATCATTATAAGGAGTTGGGCGGTGACGCTGCGGCCTTTGTTGCGCCTCGCAATGATCTGCAAGGTGTCCGAGTATATGCGGCTGTGGACTTGCCCGGTCTCTATACTCTCGGCACTGTCGTCATCGATTATAG AGGCTACCGCGTCACCGCGCAATCTATCATACCAGGTATACTGGAACGCGAGCAAGAACAATCGGTAGTCTATGGATCGATCGACTTCGGGAAGACGGTTCTCACGCATCCAAAGTATCTTGAATTg TTAAACAAAGCTGGGCAGCAGTTGAAAATTCTTCCTCATAAAGTGATCAACGACGCAGGCGAGGAAATCGAACTTTGTAGCAGTGTGGAATGCAAGGGTATCATTGGTAACGATTCGCGGCATTATGTGCTCGATTTGTTGAGGACCTTCCCACCCGATGTAAATTTTCTGAAAC TTGAAGGTGTGGAACTGAGCAAAGAAGCACGAGCTTTAGGTTTCCCAGTGGAACACAAGCACAGACTGGCCTGTCTGCGGCAGGAACTCATAGACTCGTTTGTCGAGGCCAGGTACGTTCAATTTATCAAGCACGCGGCCGTTCATCTTCAACAGCTTACATCAGTTAGAAGATCtcaaaaggaaaaagagacgACTGTAAAG GAAGATAAGAAGGAGGACAAAAAGGAAGATTCGACTGCTATTGTAACAGTGGACAGTAACAAGGAAGACTGCGCTCAATCTCTAATAGAGGCTGATGAGGCTAAGAAGATTGTTGAGAGCATCACTGATTCAATCACAGGCG TGGAGGAAAGCACGAGAGAGATAGTACGAAGagcggcgacggcggtggGTAGTCTGCGAGAAGCCGAGTTCGACGTGAGATTCAATCCGGACGTGTTCTCGCCCGGCGTCAAGCATCCAGATCCTAATGGTCCCGATCTGAAGAAGCAGAAGCAGTTGGTGAAGGACGCCGCGGACTTCTTGCTCACTGTGCAACTGCCGACATTT ATTCGAGAGTGTCTGGATCATACAGCGGCCGCGATGGACGGTAGCACGTTAGTGGAGGCTCTCCATGGTAGAGGCATTAATATTCGCTATCTCGGTAAATTGGCGGCTATGTTAGCAGCGGTACCACAGTTGCAGTATCTCAACCGCATTGCTGTATCTGAGCTGATCCTCCGATCGGCCAAACACATTTTTACCTCTTACATGCAG GGTACGGAACTGATGAGTCTATCCGCGGCCGTCAGCCACTTTCTGAATTGCTTGCTGTCATCGGCACAGATTATACACCCGCAACAAAATCTAGAAGAG cttCAGAGCAAAACTGCCAAACGCCGCAATAAACGCAAGGGGAGGAACAACGGGCCACTGCAGTCGGAAGTAGAGTGGGCATCGTTGACGCCTAAATCGTTATGGCAGCAAATTAAGGGTGACTTAAAGGCTTATTACGACTGGGAAACACCAAGCCCGGAATCTGTGGAAGCCACGATAGAACACTTccatttacaaaaaatttcactgtTGCGCGGCTTCTGCGTCAAGACCGGTATTCAGATACTACTACGCGAATACAACTTCGAAAACAAGAACCGTGCGACGTTCTTCGAAGAAGACATATTGAACATCTTCCCCGTCGTCAAACATATCAATCCTAGA GCTAGCGACGCATATAACTTTTACACCACCGGCCAAAGCAAGATCCAACAAGGATATTTAAAGGACGGATATGAACTAATCAGCGAAGCGCTGAATCTTCTGAATAATGTCTATGGTGCTATGCATCCCGAAATTGCCCAGTGTCTAAGAATGTTAGCAAGATTGAACTACATAATGGGTGACCATGCGGAGGCACTCGCCACTCAGCAGAAGGCTGTGCTCATGTCGGAGAGGGTTAATGGTATTGATCATCCATACACCATAACAGAATAT ATACATCTCGCCTTATATTCTTTTGCCAACGGGCAAGTATCCGTATCATTAAGATTACTGTACAGAGCACGTTATCTAGCATTATTAGTCTGCGGTGAAGATCACCCGGAAGTGGCTTTACTCGAC AGTAACATCTCGCTGATTCTGCACGCGGTCGGCGAGTACGAGTTGTCGTTGCGTTTCCTGGAACACGCGTTAGCCTTGAATCTACGTTATCACGGTCCTCATTCGTTGAAGGTTGCGGTATCGTATCACTTAGTAGCACGCACGCAGTCATGCATGGGTGACTTTCGAGCGGCGCTGAACAACGAGAAGGAGACCTACGCGATTTATAAGCAGCAGCTGGGCGAGGAACACGAGAAAACGAAGGAGAGTAGCGATTGCTTACGCCACCTGACCCAGCAGGCGGTCGTGctacaaaagaaaatgaatGAGATTTACACGGGCAAGTCAGGCGTAAGCCTGCCACCGATTCAGGTGCAGCCGCCTAGCATGGGCTCTGTGCTGGACATGCTCAACGTTATCAATGGCATACTCTTCGTGCAAATTAGCCAGCAGGATATCGATAACTTCAAGGCAGAGATCGAAAAGCGGCAAAAGGAACAGTCGCCGGATGACGGCGAAGCCGTTCTGGCAATCACCGAAAAGGATTCCAAGAAGAacgataaagaaataaaaaaagcaacgGAAAAAGTCGAGAAGGTCGAGCAGAAGACAACAAAAGACTTGGAAGCTAGCAAAATTGGCGCCTTAGAGTCGGGCGTGGCGACGAAGAGCTGA
- the Clu gene encoding clustered mitochondria protein homolog isoform X1, with product MAVGAQIDTSERETGSAKIPLLNGDQVHDATKVTEVSKEANENGSTSTATENVVEKGEVEATKEGEKEKNEDNKNSDKNEKDGTDKEKDASNEQEVVFIQDMGFTVKIVSPGSEPFDIQVSSMELVQEIHQLLMDREDTCHRTCFSLQLDGNTLDNFAELKNIEGLKDGSIIKVVEEPYTMREARIHVRHVRDLLKSVDPADAYNGVECSSLSFLNVVTNGDILEKKKTRADSVDCTPPDYIIPGCRDRPLLPLQPQAKEQKCPPCLKVLTTSGWNPPPGHRKLHGDLIYLHVVTLEDKQYYLTACARGFFVNQSTKEVFNPKPATPSHLCHSLIELLNQLSPTFKRGFASMQRRRTQRHPFERVATPYQLYAWSAPQIEHTIDAIRAEDTFSSKLGYEEHIPGQTRDWNEELQTTRELPRKNLPERLLRERAIFKVHSDFVAAATRGAVAVIDGNVMAINPGEEAKMQMFIWNNIFFSLGFDVRDHYKELGGDAAAFVAPRNDLQGVRVYAAVDLPGLYTLGTVVIDYRGYRVTAQSIIPGILEREQEQSVVYGSIDFGKTVLTHPKYLELLNKAGQQLKILPHKVINDAGEEIELCSSVECKGIIGNDSRHYVLDLLRTFPPDVNFLKLEGVELSKEARALGFPVEHKHRLACLRQELIDSFVEARYVQFIKHAAVHLQQLTSVRRSQKEKETTVKEDKKEDKKEDSTAIVTVDSNKEDCAQSLIEADEAKKIVESITDSITGGEKQELEESTREIVRRAATAVGSLREAEFDVRFNPDVFSPGVKHPDPNGPDLKKQKQLVKDAADFLLTVQLPTFIRECLDHTAAAMDGSTLVEALHGRGINIRYLGKLAAMLAAVPQLQYLNRIAVSELILRSAKHIFTSYMQGTELMSLSAAVSHFLNCLLSSAQIIHPQQNLEELQSKTAKRRNKRKGRNNGPLQSEVEWASLTPKSLWQQIKGDLKAYYDWETPSPESVEATIEHFHLQKISLLRGFCVKTGIQILLREYNFENKNRATFFEEDILNIFPVVKHINPRASDAYNFYTTGQSKIQQGYLKDGYELISEALNLLNNVYGAMHPEIAQCLRMLARLNYIMGDHAEALATQQKAVLMSERVNGIDHPYTITEYIHLALYSFANGQVSVSLRLLYRARYLALLVCGEDHPEVALLDSNISLILHAVGEYELSLRFLEHALALNLRYHGPHSLKVAVSYHLVARTQSCMGDFRAALNNEKETYAIYKQQLGEEHEKTKESSDCLRHLTQQAVVLQKKMNEIYTGKSGVSLPPIQVQPPSMGSVLDMLNVINGILFVQISQQDIDNFKAEIEKRQKEQSPDDGEAVLAITEKDSKKNDKEIKKATEKVEKVEQKTTKDLEASKIGALESGVATKS from the exons ATGGCAGTCGGCGCACAGATCGACACGTCCGAGCGGGAGACTGGCAGCGCGAAGATACCCCTGCTGAACGGCGATCAGGTGCACGATGCCACGAAGGTGACCG AAGTGAGCAAGGAGGCAAATGAAAATGGAAGCACAAGCACGGCCACGGAGAACGTTGTGGAAAAGGGGGAAGTTGAAGCGACGAAGGAAGGTGAAAAGGAGAAGAATGAAGACAATAAAAACAGTGATAAGAACGAGAAGGACGGCACTGACAAGGAGAAGGATGCCTCGAATGAGCAAGAAGTTGTTTTCATTCAGGACATGGGCTTCACTGTCAAGATTGTCAGTCCCGGTTCTGAACCCTTTGACATTCAGGTGTCCAGTATGGAGCTCGTACAG GAAATTCATCAGTTACTTATGGACCGCGAAGACACGTGTCACCGCACGTGCTTTTCACTGCAGCTGGATGGCAACACGTTGGACAATTTCGCCGAACTGAAGAATATCGAGGGTCTGAAGGATGGCTCGATCATCAAAGTGGTGGAGGAGCCGTACACGATGCGGGAGGCGCGCATACATGTGCGACACGTACGCGATCTGCTGAAGTCTGTGGATCCCGCGGACGCTTACAACGGCGTCGAGTGCAGCAGCCTGTCGTTTCTCAATGTTGTCACGAACGGTGATATCctagagaagaagaagacccGGGCGGATTCGGTCGATTGCACGCCACCCGATTACATTATACCCGGTTGTAGGGATAGGCCCCTGTTGCCTCTCCAACCACAAGCGAAGGAGCAAAAGTGCCCGCCGTGTCTCaag GTCCTAACAACGTCAGGATGGAATCCACCACCTGGCCACAGAAAACTTCACGGCGATCTGATATACTTACACGTGGTCACATTGGAGGACAAGCAATATTATTTGACCGCGTGCGCCAGAGGTTTCTTTGTCAACCAGTCAACCAAAGAAGTGTTTAATCCTAAACCAGCTACACCTAGCCATTTATGTCACAGTTTGATCGAGCTGTTGAATCAGCTCAGTCCAACCTTTAAACGAGGATTTGCTTCTATGCAACGGCGCAGGACGCAGAGGCATCCCTTCGAACGAGTGGCCACACCTTATCAGCTGTATGCCTGGAGCGCACCGCAAATCGAACACACCATTGATGCAATTCGCGCGGAAGACA CCTTTTCCTCTAAGTTGGGATACGAGGAACACATCCCGGGACAAACACGCGATTGGAACGAGGAACTGCAAACTACGAGGGAATTACCGCGTAAAAATCTTCCCGAAAGATTGCTACGAGAGCGTGCCATTTTTAAG GTCCACAGTGACTTCGTGGCGGCCGCGACTCGCGGAGCGGTGGCGGTTATCGATGGCAACGTGATGGCGATCAATCCTGGCGAGGAAGCTAAAATGCAGATGTTCATCTGGAACAACATCTTCTTCTCGCTCGGCTTCGACGTGCGCGATCATTATAAGGAGTTGGGCGGTGACGCTGCGGCCTTTGTTGCGCCTCGCAATGATCTGCAAGGTGTCCGAGTATATGCGGCTGTGGACTTGCCCGGTCTCTATACTCTCGGCACTGTCGTCATCGATTATAG AGGCTACCGCGTCACCGCGCAATCTATCATACCAGGTATACTGGAACGCGAGCAAGAACAATCGGTAGTCTATGGATCGATCGACTTCGGGAAGACGGTTCTCACGCATCCAAAGTATCTTGAATTg TTAAACAAAGCTGGGCAGCAGTTGAAAATTCTTCCTCATAAAGTGATCAACGACGCAGGCGAGGAAATCGAACTTTGTAGCAGTGTGGAATGCAAGGGTATCATTGGTAACGATTCGCGGCATTATGTGCTCGATTTGTTGAGGACCTTCCCACCCGATGTAAATTTTCTGAAAC TTGAAGGTGTGGAACTGAGCAAAGAAGCACGAGCTTTAGGTTTCCCAGTGGAACACAAGCACAGACTGGCCTGTCTGCGGCAGGAACTCATAGACTCGTTTGTCGAGGCCAGGTACGTTCAATTTATCAAGCACGCGGCCGTTCATCTTCAACAGCTTACATCAGTTAGAAGATCtcaaaaggaaaaagagacgACTGTAAAG GAAGATAAGAAGGAGGACAAAAAGGAAGATTCGACTGCTATTGTAACAGTGGACAGTAACAAGGAAGACTGCGCTCAATCTCTAATAGAGGCTGATGAGGCTAAGAAGATTGTTGAGAGCATCACTGATTCAATCACAGGCGGTGAGAAACAAGAAC TGGAGGAAAGCACGAGAGAGATAGTACGAAGagcggcgacggcggtggGTAGTCTGCGAGAAGCCGAGTTCGACGTGAGATTCAATCCGGACGTGTTCTCGCCCGGCGTCAAGCATCCAGATCCTAATGGTCCCGATCTGAAGAAGCAGAAGCAGTTGGTGAAGGACGCCGCGGACTTCTTGCTCACTGTGCAACTGCCGACATTT ATTCGAGAGTGTCTGGATCATACAGCGGCCGCGATGGACGGTAGCACGTTAGTGGAGGCTCTCCATGGTAGAGGCATTAATATTCGCTATCTCGGTAAATTGGCGGCTATGTTAGCAGCGGTACCACAGTTGCAGTATCTCAACCGCATTGCTGTATCTGAGCTGATCCTCCGATCGGCCAAACACATTTTTACCTCTTACATGCAG GGTACGGAACTGATGAGTCTATCCGCGGCCGTCAGCCACTTTCTGAATTGCTTGCTGTCATCGGCACAGATTATACACCCGCAACAAAATCTAGAAGAG cttCAGAGCAAAACTGCCAAACGCCGCAATAAACGCAAGGGGAGGAACAACGGGCCACTGCAGTCGGAAGTAGAGTGGGCATCGTTGACGCCTAAATCGTTATGGCAGCAAATTAAGGGTGACTTAAAGGCTTATTACGACTGGGAAACACCAAGCCCGGAATCTGTGGAAGCCACGATAGAACACTTccatttacaaaaaatttcactgtTGCGCGGCTTCTGCGTCAAGACCGGTATTCAGATACTACTACGCGAATACAACTTCGAAAACAAGAACCGTGCGACGTTCTTCGAAGAAGACATATTGAACATCTTCCCCGTCGTCAAACATATCAATCCTAGA GCTAGCGACGCATATAACTTTTACACCACCGGCCAAAGCAAGATCCAACAAGGATATTTAAAGGACGGATATGAACTAATCAGCGAAGCGCTGAATCTTCTGAATAATGTCTATGGTGCTATGCATCCCGAAATTGCCCAGTGTCTAAGAATGTTAGCAAGATTGAACTACATAATGGGTGACCATGCGGAGGCACTCGCCACTCAGCAGAAGGCTGTGCTCATGTCGGAGAGGGTTAATGGTATTGATCATCCATACACCATAACAGAATAT ATACATCTCGCCTTATATTCTTTTGCCAACGGGCAAGTATCCGTATCATTAAGATTACTGTACAGAGCACGTTATCTAGCATTATTAGTCTGCGGTGAAGATCACCCGGAAGTGGCTTTACTCGAC AGTAACATCTCGCTGATTCTGCACGCGGTCGGCGAGTACGAGTTGTCGTTGCGTTTCCTGGAACACGCGTTAGCCTTGAATCTACGTTATCACGGTCCTCATTCGTTGAAGGTTGCGGTATCGTATCACTTAGTAGCACGCACGCAGTCATGCATGGGTGACTTTCGAGCGGCGCTGAACAACGAGAAGGAGACCTACGCGATTTATAAGCAGCAGCTGGGCGAGGAACACGAGAAAACGAAGGAGAGTAGCGATTGCTTACGCCACCTGACCCAGCAGGCGGTCGTGctacaaaagaaaatgaatGAGATTTACACGGGCAAGTCAGGCGTAAGCCTGCCACCGATTCAGGTGCAGCCGCCTAGCATGGGCTCTGTGCTGGACATGCTCAACGTTATCAATGGCATACTCTTCGTGCAAATTAGCCAGCAGGATATCGATAACTTCAAGGCAGAGATCGAAAAGCGGCAAAAGGAACAGTCGCCGGATGACGGCGAAGCCGTTCTGGCAATCACCGAAAAGGATTCCAAGAAGAacgataaagaaataaaaaaagcaacgGAAAAAGTCGAGAAGGTCGAGCAGAAGACAACAAAAGACTTGGAAGCTAGCAAAATTGGCGCCTTAGAGTCGGGCGTGGCGACGAAGAGCTGA
- the LOC139818517 gene encoding U6 small nuclear RNA (adenine-(43)-N(6))-methyltransferase, protein MSVRQYIHPRNKYKRPPDYKQLAVMYPEFREIAIMDFVGKVRIDFKERKSLHVLTETLLKHDFDLHVNIPADNLNPAIPLRLNYILWMEDLMTHSKLEMDKVTGIDIGTGAVCIYALLLAKIYKCQVIGTEVDERSMEHAQKCVRRNELQDLIEIITVNSDKIFKDVVQTDRVYDFSMCNPPFFESEDNGFEKIVKVLPPRNAPTGNDGELKIEGGEVGFVTRMIEESVEVGDRIKIYSTMIGRKADLVSLRRLLRSKDIKNMTWTEFCQGHTTRWGLAWSFLPQSIVNLTTAPVIRKRGKSIVQSLRNYKTSITFPVEDKFSCVDDIISFLRSTAEELNVKLQDLPVPEDSFDGWACQVTARERSWEHTRRKRRLAQQIVLKRAKGEDGECIEANTCAEETLKTENVTTNPHEENSDKEIPDKDVPLLVCKLWVEAESLDDSQDVITQSDEILRMWMVFENGYGGLDALHSLRQYLINKLGVREKILDNPSKFKRKKKKTKESLL, encoded by the exons ATGAGCGTGCGGCAGTACATCCATCCGAGGAACAAGTACAAACGACCGCCGGATTACAAGCAACTCGCGGTCATGTATCCGGAGTTCCGCGAAATCGCGATAATG GACTTTGTAGGAAAGGTTAGGATCGACTTCAAAGAGAGGAAAAGCCTGCACGTGCTTACGGAGACACTTTTGAAGCATGATTTTGATCTACATGTGAACATCCCGGCGGATAATCTGAATCCGGCGATTCCCCTGCGCTTGAATTATATTCTGTGGATGGAAGATTTGATGACTCATTCTAAATTGGAGATGGACAAAGTCACGGGCATCGACATCG gAACAGGAGCAGTTTGTATATACGCTCTGTTGCTGGCAAAAATCTACAAATGTCAAGTGATTGGTACCGAAGTGGATGAGAGAAGCATGGAGCACGCCCAGAAATGCGTAAGGAGGAACGAATTGCAAGATTTAATTGAAA TAATTACAGTGAACtccgataaaatttttaaggaCGTGGTACAGACCGATAGAGTTTACGATTTCTCGATGTGCAATCCGCCGTTTTTCGAGAGCGAGGACAACGGCTTCGAAAAAATCGTGAAGGTTCTGCCACCGAGAAATGCGCCTACCGGAAATGATGGCGAGCTGAAGATCGAGGGTGGCGAAGTGGGCTTTGTGACGAGGATGATCGAAGAGAGTGTTGAAGTGGGAGATCGAATAAAGATCTACAGCACAATGATCGGTAGGAAAGCCGATCTGGTCAGTTTAAGACGATTGCTAAGATCGaaagatataaagaatatGACGTGGACGGAATTCTGCCAAGGGCACACAACACG ATGGGGTTTGGCTTGGAGCTTCCTACCGCAAAGTATTGTGAATCTCACTACAGCACCTGTCATCAGAAAACGCGGAAAGTCCATAGTGCAATCGTtgagaaattataaaacttcGATAACGTTTCCCGTGGAGGATAAATTTTCTTGCGTAGATGATATAATAAGCTTCTTGAGATCAACGGCGGAAGAGTTAAAC GTCAAATTGCAAGATTTACCCGTTCCTGAGGACAGTTTCGACGGCTGGGCGTGTCAAGTAACTGCAAGAGAAAGATCATGGGAGCATACGCGCAGAAAGCGGCGTTTAGCGCAACAGATTGTATTAAAACGAGCGAAAGGTGAAGATGGCGAGTGTATTGAAGCGAATACGTGCGCTGAAGAAACTTTGAAAACTGAGAACGTCACGACGAATCCGCACGAAGAAAATTCTGATAAAGAAATACCTGACAAAGACGTCCCTCTGCTTGTTTGTAAGCTCTGGGTAGAGGCTGAAAGCCTTGATGATTCTCAGGATGTAATTACACAATCTGACGAGATACTCAGGATGTGGATGGTGTTCGAAAATGGGTATGGTGGTTTGGACGCGTTACATTCGCTCCGACAGTACCTGATAAACAAACTGGGAGTGAGGGAGAAGATTCTAGATAATCCATCAAAatttaagagaaagaaaaagaagacaaaAGAGTCGCTGCTCTAG
- the LOC139819022 gene encoding uncharacterized protein: MLNYTFIPFLLALNASVPEGTSNVEYTFHVNKTTVVYREPLQITQLTAVLICQPLQSETTLPCFLRDVMTSSTLKYQNSNITEEVSKENIKSEQWFGINFNERGVQDIIVNMNIEKIIKGIIKDIVEQFNMGSDLMAKLANMNFPSGFTAEEKTPIGTCTTKYNMDILYGQYERNEKQESKFQVIPLALAKHFAKQNDTHVRVTKTRQNCKYSRHFLDFLNGMEVDEYFYSMEIDDKLKISTTMDVQLPPDPWNPSGSSVFTDKIQLNLTDIRSPQIAAMDMPHTWITLTL, encoded by the exons ATGCTGAACTACACGTTCATCCCGTTCTTACTAG CACTTAACGCAAGCGTCCCAGAAGGAACGAGCAATGTGGAATATACGTTTCATGTGAACAAAACTACTGTAGTATACAGAGAGCCTCTTCAAATTACACAATTAACTGCTGTATTAATATGTCAGCCTTTACAATCTGAGACTACCTTACCCTGTTTCTTACGAGACGTCATGACCTCGTCGACCTTGAAGTATCAAAATTCGAACATTACAGAAGAGGTCTCGAAAGAGAATATTAAATCCGAACAGTGGTTTGGCATCAATTTCAATGAGCGTGGTGTACAAGATATAATCGTAAATATGAACATTGAGAAGATAATCAAGGGTATTATCAAAGATATTGTTGAGCAATTCAACATGGGTAGTGATCTAATGGCTAAACTGGCAAATATGAATTTCCCATCTGGTTTTACCGCAGAGGAAAAGACACCAATAGGCACTTGCACAACCAAGTACAATATGGATATCCTATATGGGCAATACGAGAGAAACGAGAAACAGGAGTCCAAGTTTCAAGTTATACCGTTAGCGTTGGCGAAGCATTTCGCTAAACAAAATGATACGCATGTACGTGTTACGAAGACTagacaaaattgcaaatattcaAGACACTTTCTTGACTTTTTGAATGGAATGGAAGTG GATGAATATTTCTATAGTATGGAAAtcgatgataaattaaaaatatccacCACGATGGATGTGCAACTACCACCTGACCCATGGAACCCGTCTGGGTCATCTGTGTTTACGGATAAAATACAACTAAATCTAACTGACATCAGATCTCCACAAATTGCGGCAATGGACATGCCTCACACCTGGATTACTCTCACCCTTTAA